From the Prunus dulcis chromosome 4, ALMONDv2, whole genome shotgun sequence genome, one window contains:
- the LOC117623779 gene encoding berberine bridge enzyme-like 8 yields the protein MQREMEISHIKLVPVLLFILLNSVWCTTSNSISESFLQCFSSHIPSNTSSKIIITKNNPAYYSVFQFSIQNLRFLNTPTPKPEAIITPFKHSHVQAAVICSKKEGIQIRTRSGGHDYEGLSYVSIAPFILIDLFELRSIDIDIENEIAWVESGATLGELYYAIAQKSKVHGFPAGTCPTVGVGGHISGGGYGSLFRKYGMAADNVLDAKIVDVNGRVLDRKSMGEDLFWAIRGGGGASFGVILSWKLRLVPVPPTVTTYVASKTMEEGATKLLSKCQTIADWMPEGYFLRVVIGVTNGTNGGKTIEAEFSFLFLETYEELLPWMKENFPEFNLSRSAFTEMSWIQSILYSSSYSINDTEALLNRSQQSRSSFKGKSDYVTEPLSEAGMEVLYQIMFELDASTVILTPFGGIMSEISESEIPFPHRKGNLYEIQYFVTWDDDKDSEKYVSWTRMAYAYMAAYVSKSPRGAYLNSRDLDLGINKDANTSYAEASIWGLSYFKNNFRRLAQVKTVVDPGNFFFNEQSIPVLRSGKMKHQQQLAASL from the coding sequence ATGCAGAGAGAAATGGAGATCTCTCACATAAAACTAGTTCCAGTCCTACTTTTCATCCTTCTCAATTCAGTTTGGTGCACAACTTCAAACTCAATTTCTGAAAGCTTTCTTCAATGCTTTTCCTCCCACATACCTTCAAACACAAGCAGCAAAATTATTATCACCAAAAACAATCCTGCTTATTACTCAGTCTTCCAATTTTCCATACAGAATCTGAGATTCTTGAACACTCCAACACCAAAACCAGAAGCTATCATTACTCCTTTTAAACACTCTCATGTTCAAGCAGCTGTAATTTGTTCCAAGAAAGAGGGCATACAAATAAGAACCCGAAGCGGGGGGCATGACTACGAGGGCCTATCTTATGTATCGATAGCTCCTTTCATCCTGATTGATCTTTTCGAACTTCGGTCCATTGATATTGACATAGAGAATGAGATCGCTTGGGTCGAGTCTGGTGCTACTCTCGGGGAGTTGTATTACGCAATTGCACAAAAGAGTAAAGTCCATGGCTTTCCAGCAGGGACTTGTCCAACTGTTGGTGTGGGGGGACATATTAGTGGAGGTGGATATGGTTCCTTGTTCAGGAAGTATGGTATGGCAGCTGACAATGTCCTTGATGCTAAGATTGTCGACGTTAATGGCAGAGTTCTTGACAGAAAATCCATGGGAGAAGATCTCTTTTGGGCTATTAGAGGAGGGGGAGGCGCAAGCTTTGGAGTCATTCTGTCATGGAAACTTAGGTTGGTTCCGGTTCCTCCAACTGTAACAACTTACGTGGCATCAAAGACCATGGAAGAAGGTGCAACCAAACTTCTTTCTAAATGCCAAACAATAGCAGATTGGATGCCTGAAGGGTATTTCCTGCGTGTGGTTATAGGAGTTACAAATGGTACAAACGGTGGAAAAACTATTGAAGCTGAATtcagtttcttgtttcttgAGACTTATGAGGAACTTCTTCCTTGGATGAAAGAAAACTTCCCAGAGTTCAATTTAAGCCGGAGCGCATTCACTGAAATGAGTTGGATTCAGTCTATTCTATATTCCTCTTCCTACTCAATAAATGATACAGAAGCTCTGCTTAACCGGAGTCAACAATCTAGAAGCTCCTTCAAAGGAAAATCAGACTACGTGACAGAACCACTTTCAGAAGCGGGCATGGAAGTTTTATATCAGATAATGTTTGAACTAGACGCATCCACGGTGATACTGACACCTTTTGGCGGAATAATGAGTGAGATTTCCGAATCAGAAATTCCTTTCCCACACAGAAAAGGAAACTTATATGAAATCCAGTATTTTGTCACTTGGGATGATGACAAAGATAGTGAGAAATATGTTAGCTGGACAAGAATGGCGTACGCCTACATGGCAGCATATGTTTCCAAGTCCCCAAGAGGTGCCTATTTGAACTCCAGGGATCTTGACTTGGGGATAAACAAGGATGCTAACACAAGCTATGCAGAAGCAAGCATTTGGGGTTTGAGCTACTTCAAGAATAACTTCAGGAGACTTGCTCAAGTGAAGACCGTGGTTGATCCTGGtaacttcttttttaatgAACAAAGCATCCCTGTGTTACGATCTGGAAAAATGAAACACCAACAACAACTAGCTGCGTCTCTGTAA